One Cucumis melo cultivar AY chromosome 8, USDA_Cmelo_AY_1.0, whole genome shotgun sequence genomic window, ACTCTTGAAAGTAATAATATTGAAACGTATAAGGATTCATAAACCCAAATCATAACATACTTAATTAATCAGATCTTGTGGTCGGAGTACGACCAGAAAAGATACATCTAAGtaaatgaaaaacattttaagtgtgtatatatatatgtatatgtatatttagGTAGGGGTAGCTAGGGTTAGAGAGATCAAGACCTTAGGAATTGTGGTAGAAGGAAAAGGTTGTTCCGCGGCAACGAGTTTATATTCATTCATTTTCCATTGAGTTTTGGTTCCTTTGGGAGCTCTTCCATTGTAGAAAACCATAGACCTTTTAATTCCAATGCTTCTATGATTGTTTGAAGAGTAAACATATGTTGGTGAGCCAGTTGCTTTCCAATATCCACTGCTTGTCACTCTCTTTGGTCTTCCTCCTCTTGCTTCACTTTCTTGCCTTGGTATGAAGAAAAACCATTGCTCTTCGTCTCTCTTGCACACCTCCCCAGCAAATTCTACCaacaaaaacacacacacatacaatatatctatatatatcccTACAAACCGAGTGATCTCGTTAATCATCAAAATTAGAGTGATTTAATTGACTTTCTAAAATGATTAAAATCACTATTTTGTCACTCGTACATGATTTACATGATTTACTAAATATACGTTAGATACATCCTTGAGAtgatagagagagagaggggcTTGTAATAATAAAGAAGATTATTAGATATAAAAAGAAGAGTTTATTGTATGATGCGCTTTTGCTTTTCtaaatctcaaaataaaaaatgacaaatgacatgattaaatataaaaaatacttgataatcaataattaaagaccaaacaagaaagaaaaatgttttaattattaatttaagattatttttcaaatatataggTGTGAAAAAAAAGTGATTTTCACGGTTTCAAAATCACTTTACTATACtaatttctaaaacaatattTGTTCATGCTTACCTAATTGCAATATATTTTCCTCTAACAGATCACACAAAACAACTCAAGGATTGAAAGATGAAGAGAGCAAAAGATATAGTAGTAGAGATGAGAGGATAAAAAAGTAGAATAATTACGTGGAAGATCCCAAGGATTGAAGTGATATATATCCAAAATAGGTATGATTTGATCAACAACACCATTAAAATACTGTCTTCCACCTTCAAGCTTATGAtacaaataaaatgaaacaagCTCTTCTTCTGTTGGGTAAAATCTAAACCCAGGTGGCAAAGTATAACCTtccattctttcttcttcttcttcttcccgatCTTCTACTTCTAATTCTTCTTTTATGAAAAATTGTCTTTCTTCAAGCTGAGTACTAAATTTAATTAGTagaaaagaaaagcaaaggGATCTTTCAAGTAACAAATGCTTGAAACCCGGTGTGTGATTGCAAATTACgtacaaaaaaaagaagaaataaaaaaaatggggGAAAATAAATCAAACAAGTCAACTCAGACATGGAAAATGTTTAGTGTTACAACGTATTGAATGGTTTGTATAAGTATGTGTTGTTGTTTGGAGTACAGTTGGGGAagcaataataaaataatatgacAGAAAGTATTTGGAAATTTTTAAGCCTTTGTTGCGACATTCTACAACATGAATTGTAACCTATTATTCCACAAACATTTTGACATACGTGTCTGAAATTTGATTTCTAATACTATAATCCTTTGATTCTTTTAATCGGATGCATATGGAAGCAGATGACACTATAACTCAACCAAATTATTTGAGTCATatttaacatttaaaataaaattacactCACCATTAAACTTTATTTCATATTCGAAAATCCAtgatatatttaaaattgaCTAATTTATATGTcctcaattttaatttatattttttacaatttataaTTGTTGGAACAAAATTTACAACAATAGCTATACAATACTTTATTTCGATAACAAATTAACAATATGATCATATAACCCTAACAAAACAATATCTGTATATAATTGCAATTTACTTTTAAGAAACTGTTCACagataatttacataaatacacttacaaaataaacaaaaaaaaaagataatttcatcatttttaaatttgctattaaatatttcaataagCTATTTTCATGATCTTCAGATTTATCCATAAATCtcagaaaacaaaaaaataagaaacacttaaaataattaaataacttTTCAGATTTGTCGTTGAAGGTTAAAAAATAGAAATCCATAAAgccaataaaatattttcaaaagatTCAAAATGTACTTCGTTACTTCTCTTTCCTCTACTTCTgattttcaacatttttctcCGAAAATATTGCATGGCCaaaatcatttaatttttaGTAAGGTTATTTCATTTTACTCGTCAATTCTACTATGGTCAATACGATCCTCGACCATATTTTGAGCATTATTTGAAACTATTTCATTTACTCCTCGAGATTCTTTaaatatcacatatcaataaaatTATTCCACATTTTCTTACCCAATTTTTTAGCAAGATCAGACACCATTTAATTTTCCCGATAACACAATCATTCAAACCCAATGTTATCCCtaatagaaaaaatatataaatattttgtcaattttttacATTTTACGATTCCTTTAAAAATTATTCACTTTACATTCGAAGAATCTAATATAGTCAAGTAAAATAATCTTAGGATTagatatttattttgtttgtcTAATCATCCAATCCCTCTCTTTTTCTTCATAGCTAATCTCTAGAAGAACTTGAAAATCTTACTTTTCTTAAATATTACATTAACAGTTTCGTTTCTTTTCAATATATAAATGCAAAGTTAAccttaaaaaatacattttactCGTGAACAAATCCTTGGAcattatcaaaattttattcATTAGATATGTTAGATTTATGTTTATTTGGGTTTCATTTCATTCAGTTTATGAAACAATCCAATTATAGGACTcattttaataaagaaaaaatagaggAAGTTAATTTTTTCACATCAGAACAATTAGGAGCTAAGGATGCAAAGCCTTCATTTGAAGTTTTGTAGGATCTGTCACATGCAGCGCTTTTGGAGCCAAACATAAAGCCAAGCTTCAACAAAAAGCACCATTCGAATCTCCGTTCTTGTAAACAATCATCAGGCTCAAGTATAAAAGACGCAATTCGCAATTAAGTGGAATCGATCAATCTACTTTGATCAAAACCCGTTGACCTAATACTAATTTTTCGTTCTTTTTGCAGAAGTTGTAAGATGACTTAGACGAAACAGGGGAAAATTATACTGAATCAGGGCCTCAGAGGTAGTGACAATTCTTTAGTATCATCATCTCTTACTCTGATAATACGTGCATTAAATATGCATCATCggccaaataaaataaaataaaataaaaaataaataatatagtGCATCAGAGAGATTCCCATCGACAAATCATCATCCTCATACAGAGTGCTGATGTCCCTGTCTATTTTATCATCATATGCACTATTCTAAAATTACTTGATAGTAagtaaattaaaagaataaaaacagAAAGAAAACGAGAGTAACAATACATGGAATAAACATTAAGAACAAAACTCGAATACTTAAACAGACAAGAATGGACAAAAAAGCCTCGATGCCTCAGATCAAAATTTTTTCACTGAAATTCTTCTCAAAGTATATTTAACACCATCACCGGCAGCAGGCAGCATGAACAATTGAAGTAagatgaaaaaaatcatttatcgAATAAGTATAGTGCCAACAAAATACTTGCGGCATTCAGTTTAGAAACATGTTATGTTGAATTTATTGCAAAGGTCTACAAAATTAACTAAATCAGCTTCTATAGAAACGTCGGAAACTAAATCAAAAACAAACAATGAGCAAAAATAATCCCTAAGATGAATAGCATGCTGATATGATTTACATTATATAAACAGTAGCAATTGTGATAATTACGTATGGTTTTCCCAAGACTAGTTGGAAAAAAGAAGACACGCTACGGTAGTTCCAGACAAGAGTAACGAACTatgagaaaagataaaactcgAGCAAGTCAGACAATTGAAAATGCCTCAAAAAGTTAAGTTCAGAAAGGAATAATCCTTTCACACATCTAATTGAATCATCATCCTTGCCATGAATTAATATCCATATTGTCGAGCGCGTGAAAAAGAAAGCAACGTGAACAAGAACAAAACGAAATACAAATATCGCAAAAAGCGAATACGAAATGTAACCCACCGTAGAGTGAGGCATAGACAACATCCATAAGGATCTGAAACT contains:
- the LOC103500913 gene encoding NAC domain-containing protein 90-like; its protein translation is MEGYTLPPGFRFYPTEEELVSFYLYHKLEGGRQYFNGVVDQIIPILDIYHFNPWDLPQFAGEVCKRDEEQWFFFIPRQESEARGGRPKRVTSSGYWKATGSPTYVYSSNNHRSIGIKRSMVFYNGRAPKGTKTQWKMNEYKLVAAEQPFPSTTIPKLSLCRIYKKSKTVRAFDRRPPLPQVEAPIPTELRATTTSQQNDIAGDQFVDDDQKLLSNPPLMATERPSSPESFSSGDDHGESSTNNNDNGQVKMEVDNNELVWDWNHLNWL